TTATTGGAAATTACGGCAGGCCCGCTATCTAAAAAATTTGTTTCTTCTTTATGTCTTCTGAGAGAGGATGCTGCAGGCACAAGTCCTTCAAGCAATTTTTCGTAGTTGAATTTTGAAACAGGACCTTTTGCCGATATTATCCCGTCTCTTAAAACTGCTACAGAATTTGCCAAAGTAAATATTTCAGAGAATCTGTGAGTTATATAGAAAACCCCTAAACCTTCAGAAGATAACTGTTTAATTGTTTGAAACAATGAGTTAATCTCACCGAAAGTAAGAGTAGATGTAGGCTCATCAAGAATCAATATTTCTGCTTCACGAACCAGGCCTCGTATAATTTCAACCAGTTGCTGTTCTGCTATAGCAAGAGAGAAAGCATTTTTTTGTAAATCAAGTGTCCAGCCTAAACGGATGAGGATTTTCTCAATTTTCTTTTTTAAAACTGTTTTCGTTTCGGATAGACCGATCATAATATTTTCTTCAACAGTCATATTCGGAAAGATCAACGGTTCCTGAGGTACTAAATAAATACCATGCAGATGGGCATCATGTGTATTTGAGAAAGAAACCTGTTTTCCTCTAATTATCATGGTTCCGCTGTCAGGCTTATATAAACCTGTGATAATTTTCATTAAAGTTGATTTTCCTGCGCCATTACCTCCAACTATGGCATAGATCTCCCCTGAACGGAGAGTTAAATCAACCCCTCTTAATACTGGATTGCCTGAAAATTTTTTATATATTTGATTGATTTCAAGTAAGCAGGCAAAGTCATTCAAGTTATTTTTCACCAGATTTTCACCACCTATATTATTAATAGTCAAAAATAAAACGCTTTCATTTTTGAGTCTAACAAGAAGTTGTGATGATCATTTTTTAATTGTATGATTATTTGTTTATTGCAGAAGAGTGCTTGTTAAATATTTACACAAATCATAAAACAATAAAAAAGGTAAGTCAACAATACTTTTATAATTTTCAGACTTTTTAAAATAAAGATTGATTTGTAAAAAAACGGATGATATACTTTTTGTAAATTTAGAACAATTATTCATCGTTCGGACAAAAGTTGAAAGGTTGATTCTTCAATGAATGAAAATATTTTCACGGAAAATTTATTAATAAAAGTCGCTTGGTACTATTACAAAGAAAATTTAACTCAAAATGATATCGCTGAAATTTTGAATATTTCTCGAAATAAAGTAGTGAGACTGCTTGATAAAGCCAGAGCAGAAGGTGTTGTACAATTTCAAATAAAAGGATATGGATCTAACTGTCTAAGTATAGAAAAAGAATTTAAGGAGACTTTTTCACTTCAAAATGCATTTGTTATTCCAACTCCCATTGCAGAAAATGATTTAAGTGCTTCATTAGCTAAGGCAGCAGCGCAATTTATTCAAAACAAGCTTGAGAAGCAAGACCTGGTAGGTTTTGGTTGGGGAAAAGCAGTTTCTAATACAATCGAACATCTGTCATTGGAGACAGACAATGAATTATCTGTCGTAACTCTAACAGGAGGTGTGAATTATTATTTTCCTAACAGCAACTCAGTCAGTGGAGGGATTGGGAAATTTAACAAAATACATGTT
The window above is part of the Metabacillus dongyingensis genome. Proteins encoded here:
- a CDS encoding sugar-binding transcriptional regulator, with translation MNENIFTENLLIKVAWYYYKENLTQNDIAEILNISRNKVVRLLDKARAEGVVQFQIKGYGSNCLSIEKEFKETFSLQNAFVIPTPIAENDLSASLAKAAAQFIQNKLEKQDLVGFGWGKAVSNTIEHLSLETDNELSVVTLTGGVNYYFPNSNSVSGGIGKFNKIHVIPTPFMVSTEEMAAKFLNEPSVKEFLDLAKLSKYVVVGIGGIYPDATIILEEKMTINELTHIKQQNAVGDILGQFFNRNGEVLDLPHHARLIGTKLSTLKEMNNVIAVAGGDKKVEAIYGALKGKYIHTMITDESTAESLIKMEVESKNELHSGA
- a CDS encoding sugar ABC transporter ATP-binding protein, with amino-acid sequence MKNNLNDFACLLEINQIYKKFSGNPVLRGVDLTLRSGEIYAIVGGNGAGKSTLMKIITGLYKPDSGTMIIRGKQVSFSNTHDAHLHGIYLVPQEPLIFPNMTVEENIMIGLSETKTVLKKKIEKILIRLGWTLDLQKNAFSLAIAEQQLVEIIRGLVREAEILILDEPTSTLTFGEINSLFQTIKQLSSEGLGVFYITHRFSEIFTLANSVAVLRDGIISAKGPVSKFNYEKLLEGLVPAASSLRRHKEETNFLDSGPAVISNKETVSTKPALDVYQLSSKCFHTISFQLFPGEILGIAGVVGAGRTELAESIFGIGKFSQGRILLDTVDISKLSIRQRINKGLVYLPEDRHTHGIFSITSIKNNITSTILDRLKGIFLPVKHEKLLTSKYISDLKIKATNSDQELKELSGGNQQKVVLSKYLAAAPKVIMLDEPTRGIDANARTDIYRMIEDLKAEGRAVLLISSDIEEIQKLSDRVIVMHEGHIVKTLEKRDITFDEITTSAFGINKEAIT